In a single window of the Nodularia spumigena CCY9414 genome:
- a CDS encoding DUF29 domain-containing protein codes for MYTSHRYEADFYGWTQEQINLLQNQQWDKLDTFNLIEEIATLGRRERQELRNRLGLLLGHLLKWQFQPEKRSNSWLGTIREQRVQIKLLLQDSPSLKPYLAQVFPDAYELGLALAIRETQLGEQVFPEICPYTLEQTLNPDFFAELN; via the coding sequence ATGTACACCTCACACCGATATGAAGCGGATTTCTATGGTTGGACTCAAGAGCAAATTAATCTGCTTCAGAATCAACAATGGGATAAATTAGATACTTTTAACCTGATTGAAGAAATTGCTACTTTGGGCAGAAGAGAACGGCAAGAACTGAGAAATCGGCTAGGATTATTATTAGGACATTTATTAAAATGGCAGTTTCAACCAGAAAAACGTAGTAATAGCTGGTTAGGTACAATTCGAGAACAACGTGTACAAATTAAGTTATTGCTGCAAGATAGCCCTAGTTTAAAACCCTATTTGGCTCAGGTTTTTCCCGATGCGTATGAATTAGGTTTAGCTTTAGCAATTCGCGAGACTCAATTGGGTGAACAGGTATTTCCAGAAATATGTCCTTACACTTTAGAACAAACGCTAAATCCTGATTTTTTCGCAGAACTGAATTAA
- a CDS encoding tetratricopeptide repeat protein, with product MKQRHLLSGCYVLLFIALLSPTVARAAEITQQLHRPLNSSSWGESREKADTLLRIGEQEYASGFADKAVKYALEALEIYHAIGDFKAQGLTYDLLAQSYIQLNRFKSGENALRRRLAIARDTKDFQAQIFGLNNISTLLLQQGEPIAAGKTSEEALTIARHVKNIEGEGLSLNNLGLVALRVGEYNKAIKLYETALTFRRQTNDSVGEANTLNNLGDAYLEARNYPDTIGTYGAAMRIAQTNGDRTNQLRAIDGLVIAHSAVGRYERAFDLLEQRLIIAQELQNLREELKSFESYAHLYEQLSDYPTARNFYERAIILARTLADNKREVQLIDQLTQMLKR from the coding sequence ATGAAACAACGGCATTTATTATCTGGGTGTTACGTTTTACTTTTTATTGCTTTACTGAGTCCGACGGTGGCTCGTGCTGCTGAGATTACGCAACAACTCCACCGCCCTTTGAATAGTTCAAGTTGGGGAGAATCCAGAGAAAAAGCGGATACATTGCTGCGTATCGGTGAACAAGAATATGCTTCGGGATTTGCTGATAAAGCAGTGAAATACGCATTAGAAGCATTGGAGATTTATCATGCAATTGGCGATTTCAAGGCGCAAGGGCTGACATATGATTTGCTGGCGCAGTCTTATATCCAGCTAAATCGCTTTAAATCCGGGGAAAACGCCTTGCGCCGGCGTTTAGCGATCGCTCGTGATACAAAAGATTTTCAAGCTCAAATTTTTGGCTTAAATAATATCAGTACGTTGTTACTGCAACAAGGTGAACCCATAGCCGCAGGTAAAACGAGTGAAGAAGCGCTGACAATTGCGCGTCATGTCAAAAATATTGAAGGCGAAGGACTATCTTTAAATAACTTAGGTTTGGTAGCTCTCAGGGTGGGAGAATATAACAAAGCCATTAAACTTTATGAAACTGCCCTAACTTTCCGCCGTCAAACTAATGATAGTGTCGGGGAAGCCAATACTCTGAATAATTTAGGTGATGCCTACTTAGAAGCCAGAAATTATCCCGATACAATTGGCACATATGGTGCAGCAATGCGAATTGCTCAAACTAACGGCGATCGCACTAATCAATTACGTGCAATTGACGGTTTAGTCATAGCACACAGTGCTGTCGGACGTTATGAGCGTGCTTTTGATTTACTCGAACAACGGTTAATAATTGCCCAGGAATTACAAAATCTCCGCGAAGAATTGAAATCTTTTGAATCTTACGCTCATTTATACGAGCAGCTAAGTGATTACCCAACTGCTCGGAATTTTTATGAACGAGCGATTATCCTAGCGCGAACCCTTGCAGATAACAAACGGGAAGTGCAATTAATTGATCAATTAACTCAAATGCTGAAGCGGTAA
- a CDS encoding DNA-directed RNA polymerase sigma-70 factor, protein MQIPHFPEANHPLVKSLFHHNDQELLDLFQSYPDAGKYFTVIFCRYSPIVYTLIQHSARSPVQADYLFALTWKHIYYELGGLNLADPSSSPQALTLQNWLINITAFCINEIQLPPTEAIHYSLSTTSPPLWCYVEQALDQLPAMLRLMVLMAQTFHWSETRIAAYLQAEGEKISPLEVANFLQEGYSMLEDKLPADIRVIYLGEDSGQS, encoded by the coding sequence ATGCAAATTCCCCATTTTCCCGAAGCTAATCACCCGCTAGTGAAGTCGCTGTTTCATCACAATGATCAGGAACTGCTGGATCTATTTCAGAGTTATCCAGATGCTGGCAAGTATTTTACGGTGATTTTTTGCCGTTATAGCCCCATAGTTTACACCTTGATTCAGCATTCAGCGCGATCGCCTGTCCAAGCAGATTATTTGTTTGCCCTAACGTGGAAACATATCTATTACGAACTCGGTGGACTAAATTTAGCTGATCCCTCATCCAGTCCCCAAGCTTTAACTTTGCAAAATTGGCTGATTAATATCACCGCTTTCTGTATCAATGAAATTCAACTACCACCAACCGAAGCCATTCATTATTCGCTGTCAACAACTTCGCCGCCGCTATGGTGCTATGTCGAACAGGCTTTAGACCAACTACCAGCAATGTTGCGGTTGATGGTTTTAATGGCTCAGACTTTCCACTGGAGCGAAACGAGAATTGCTGCTTACCTGCAAGCCGAAGGAGAAAAAATATCGCCGCTCGAAGTAGCCAATTTTCTCCAGGAAGGCTATTCTATGCTAGAGGACAAATTACCAGCAGACATCCGCGTTATCTACTTGGGCGAAGATTCTGGTCAATCATAG